Proteins from a genomic interval of Spirochaetota bacterium:
- the murA gene encoding UDP-N-acetylglucosamine 1-carboxyvinyltransferase, with protein MDIYKINGGRKLKGEVPVSGAKNAALPIIVASLLAEGETVLTNVPDLMDIKTIIQVIECLGAKTAFDPARNALTIDVKKICNVELPYDLVKTMRASVYVMGPLLARCGEADVSMPGGCAIGERPVDIHLSGFEAMGSQIEIEHGYIKARTSGLKGAHFAMRKISVGATANLLMAAVLAKGTTVFENCAMEPDIVDLGNFLTAMGARIEGLGTERITVEGVKRLTPATYSVMPDRIEAGSYLIAGAITRGEVTITRTVPEHVGALIVTLREMGFLVDQGNDYVTVKPGRKLSGTMVRTQPYPGFPTDLQAPVMALMTTMPGLSVIIETIFENRFTHAAELRRMGADITLEGNTAVVRGVKKLTSATVMMSDLRAGAGLLLAALAASNGTEIRRIYHSDRGYEKLDQKLSALGADIKRVKGGKP; from the coding sequence ATGGATATCTACAAGATAAACGGCGGAAGGAAGCTGAAAGGCGAGGTCCCGGTTTCCGGGGCGAAGAACGCGGCGCTTCCCATCATCGTGGCGAGTCTGCTTGCGGAGGGCGAAACGGTCCTCACGAACGTGCCCGACCTCATGGACATCAAGACCATCATCCAGGTCATCGAGTGCCTGGGGGCGAAGACTGCCTTCGATCCGGCCCGCAACGCGCTCACGATCGACGTCAAGAAGATCTGCAACGTCGAGCTGCCCTACGACCTCGTCAAGACCATGCGCGCCTCGGTGTACGTGATGGGCCCGCTCCTCGCGCGCTGCGGCGAGGCCGACGTATCCATGCCCGGCGGATGCGCGATAGGCGAGCGTCCCGTCGACATCCACCTCTCCGGTTTCGAGGCCATGGGCTCGCAGATCGAGATCGAACACGGCTACATCAAGGCCCGCACCTCCGGCCTCAAGGGCGCGCACTTCGCGATGCGCAAGATCTCGGTGGGAGCGACGGCAAATTTATTAATGGCAGCCGTGCTCGCGAAGGGCACGACCGTGTTCGAAAACTGCGCCATGGAGCCCGATATCGTCGACCTGGGGAACTTCCTCACCGCGATGGGCGCCCGCATCGAGGGCCTGGGGACCGAGCGCATCACCGTCGAGGGCGTCAAGAGGCTCACCCCCGCGACCTACAGCGTCATGCCGGACCGCATCGAGGCAGGGAGCTATCTCATCGCCGGCGCCATCACGCGCGGCGAGGTCACCATCACCCGCACGGTGCCCGAGCACGTGGGGGCGCTCATCGTCACGCTCCGCGAGATGGGCTTCCTGGTCGACCAGGGAAACGACTACGTCACCGTGAAACCCGGCAGGAAACTCTCCGGCACCATGGTGCGCACCCAGCCCTACCCCGGCTTCCCGACCGACCTCCAGGCGCCCGTGATGGCCCTCATGACCACGATGCCCGGGTTGAGCGTCATAATCGAAACCATATTCGAGAACAGGTTCACCCACGCGGCCGAGTTAAGGCGCATGGGGGCCGATATCACCCTCGAGGGCAACACCGCCGTCGTCCGGGGGGTGAAAAAGCTCACCTCCGCAACGGTGATGATGTCCGACCTCCGGGCGGGCGCGGGGCTCCTGCTCGCGGCGCTCGCCGCCTCCAACGGCACCGAGATACGCCGCATCTACCACAGCGACCGGGGTTACGAAAAATTAGATCAAAAGTTATCCGCGCTAGGTGCCGATATTAAAAGGGTAAAAGGAGGAAAACCCTGA
- a CDS encoding alpha/beta hydrolase has translation MKLRKIFIVAAVAILFIGIAGYFTIRSWMSTPHGELDFRVAIFLKLTGAADNEARELDVPVAESRRHLAEMAASVSGSPLPMASVSDMKAVAGGLSVPVRVYNPGGKGLLPVVLFYHGGGWVQGSVETHDGLCRILAKKSGAVVISVEYRLAPENPYPAAIDDAYAALLWVRANSEQLHADPAKIAVAGDSAGGNLAAAVCLMARDRRGPAVAFQVLIYPGLNSAYLNTGSYGMFAKGYLLDKPNVEKFIGMYLPDKKDRVLPYASPFLAADHRNLPPALIITAAFDVLRDEGEAYAVKLKDAGVPARAIRYPGMVHGFVSASRLLPQAEQALEEIAAELRKAFGGGRG, from the coding sequence ATGAAATTAAGGAAAATATTCATCGTCGCGGCAGTCGCGATCCTGTTTATCGGAATCGCCGGTTATTTCACGATAAGGAGCTGGATGTCCACTCCGCATGGCGAACTCGATTTCCGGGTGGCGATATTCCTGAAACTCACCGGGGCCGCGGATAATGAGGCCCGGGAGCTCGATGTGCCGGTCGCTGAGTCCCGCAGGCACCTTGCCGAAATGGCCGCCTCGGTAAGCGGCTCCCCGCTGCCGATGGCTTCGGTGAGCGACATGAAGGCCGTCGCCGGCGGCCTATCCGTCCCCGTGCGCGTGTATAATCCCGGGGGGAAGGGCCTGCTGCCGGTGGTCCTCTTTTATCACGGCGGCGGATGGGTGCAGGGAAGCGTCGAAACGCATGACGGTCTCTGCCGCATACTCGCGAAAAAGAGCGGTGCTGTGGTAATATCGGTCGAGTACCGGCTTGCGCCGGAAAACCCGTATCCGGCCGCGATCGATGACGCCTACGCCGCGCTGCTGTGGGTAAGGGCGAATAGCGAACAGCTTCATGCTGATCCCGCGAAAATCGCGGTCGCGGGTGACAGCGCGGGCGGCAACCTGGCGGCCGCGGTCTGCCTCATGGCCCGTGACCGCAGGGGACCGGCCGTCGCCTTCCAGGTACTTATCTACCCGGGGCTCAATTCAGCGTACCTGAATACCGGATCGTACGGGATGTTCGCGAAAGGATACCTGCTGGACAAGCCCAACGTGGAAAAGTTTATCGGGATGTACCTCCCGGATAAAAAAGACCGCGTACTTCCCTACGCCTCTCCGTTTCTTGCAGCGGACCACAGGAACCTCCCGCCGGCGCTCATCATCACCGCGGCCTTCGATGTGCTGCGCGATGAAGGCGAGGCATATGCCGTGAAGCTCAAGGACGCCGGGGTGCCCGCGCGGGCCATCCGCTATCCCGGCATGGTCCACGGTTTCGTGTCCGCGTCGCGGCTGCTGCCACAGGCGGAGCAGGCGCTTGAGGAAATTGCGGCGGAACTCAGGAAGGCGTTTGGGGGAGGACGGGGTTGA
- the flgF gene encoding flagellar basal-body rod protein FlgF, producing MLRGIYTGANGMVVQDARMDVIANNLANVDQTGFKKDLAIFKSFPDMLIRRINDDGLGSVPAGSYDSMPIVGKLGTGVEVNEVFTQFDQGSLQRTENNFDMALEGNAFFTVMTERGERYTRNGSFTLNQDGLLVTHTGYPVMGENGPIRIQQNNFIVNERGEVMVNGAKSLDPHDVVGLADNSWEQPMVVDRLKLVDFERIREVKKEGDSLYRDTEHSGPAMPAGEFKVVQGFLEKSNVNAIREMVDMIEVQRSYEANQKTVHTHDQTLGKLINEIIR from the coding sequence ATGCTTCGAGGCATTTATACCGGCGCAAACGGCATGGTCGTCCAGGACGCCCGCATGGACGTTATCGCCAACAACCTGGCAAACGTCGACCAGACGGGATTCAAGAAGGACCTCGCGATATTCAAATCCTTCCCCGACATGCTCATACGCCGAATAAACGACGACGGGCTGGGTTCCGTACCCGCCGGCTCCTATGACAGCATGCCCATCGTGGGCAAGCTCGGCACAGGGGTGGAGGTGAACGAGGTGTTCACCCAGTTCGACCAGGGCTCACTCCAGCGCACCGAAAACAACTTCGACATGGCCCTCGAGGGGAACGCCTTTTTCACCGTCATGACCGAGCGCGGCGAGCGCTATACCCGGAACGGCTCCTTCACCCTGAACCAGGACGGCCTCCTCGTGACGCATACCGGCTATCCCGTCATGGGCGAAAACGGTCCCATCCGGATACAGCAGAACAATTTCATCGTCAACGAGCGCGGCGAGGTCATGGTCAACGGGGCCAAGTCGCTCGACCCGCATGACGTGGTAGGCCTGGCTGACAATTCCTGGGAACAGCCCATGGTCGTCGACCGCCTGAAGCTGGTCGACTTCGAGCGAATCCGCGAGGTCAAGAAGGAGGGGGACTCCCTCTACCGCGACACCGAACATTCGGGACCCGCGATGCCGGCCGGCGAATTCAAGGTGGTGCAGGGTTTCCTGGAAAAGTCGAACGTGAACGCGATCCGCGAGATGGTGGACATGATCGAGGTCCAGCGCAGCTACGAGGCGAACCAGAAGACCGTTCACACCCACGACCAGACCCTGGGCAAGCTGATAAACGAGATCATCCGTTAG
- a CDS encoding twin-arginine translocase TatA/TatE family subunit, with the protein MSMPGIWEIIIIAVILVVLFGGNRAMSTIKDLGREVYQLKKKVDDLEDMKKGKF; encoded by the coding sequence ATGTCGATGCCGGGCATCTGGGAAATCATCATAATCGCGGTCATACTCGTCGTGTTATTCGGCGGCAACAGGGCCATGTCCACCATCAAGGACCTGGGGCGCGAGGTATATCAATTGAAGAAAAAGGTCGACGACCTGGAAGATATGAAAAAGGGAAAGTTCTGA
- a CDS encoding 4Fe-4S dicluster domain-containing protein, whose amino-acid sequence MESRRRFLAKSAVAGLALSLPGCSSPGKTDTTIPIRSRKPGSALVVYFSQTGHTKRIGRLIAKTWEKAGIKTDAHDVRDINPEILARYDLIAAGSPVFYYEVPAFMREWLDRIPSIEGAAVASFVTFGGKGGNQHNTGCTLLELLAAKGGVPVGMELFSNMSAFAPTWSTVSEERILKFRHLPGKETYGKAREFAGLILSKVGEGAAMEIDRDIAFAELMKGGTSIWFTKLMIGRHTIDAGKCIKCGTCVEKCPAGAIDIEKGRVDTGRCVACMGCVNNCPAQAIDMTFTGDRVYGFNEFLKKHNIVIEEPEELAGT is encoded by the coding sequence ATGGAAAGCAGGAGAAGATTTCTCGCAAAATCGGCGGTCGCGGGACTGGCGTTAAGCCTGCCGGGATGCTCCAGCCCGGGCAAGACGGATACGACCATACCGATCAGGTCCAGGAAACCCGGCAGCGCCCTGGTCGTCTACTTCAGCCAGACCGGGCATACGAAGCGGATCGGGCGTCTCATCGCGAAGACCTGGGAGAAGGCCGGAATAAAAACGGACGCGCACGATGTAAGGGACATCAACCCGGAAATACTTGCGCGCTATGACCTCATCGCCGCGGGAAGCCCGGTGTTCTACTACGAGGTGCCCGCGTTCATGCGGGAATGGCTGGACAGGATCCCCTCCATCGAGGGCGCCGCCGTCGCCTCCTTCGTCACGTTCGGCGGGAAGGGGGGAAACCAGCACAACACCGGCTGCACGCTGCTCGAGCTGCTTGCCGCGAAGGGCGGCGTTCCCGTGGGCATGGAGCTTTTCTCGAACATGAGCGCGTTCGCCCCCACCTGGAGCACCGTGAGCGAGGAACGCATCTTGAAATTCCGGCACCTCCCGGGCAAAGAGACCTATGGCAAGGCCAGGGAATTCGCGGGGCTGATACTCTCGAAGGTGGGCGAGGGCGCCGCGATGGAGATCGACCGCGACATCGCCTTCGCGGAACTCATGAAGGGCGGCACCTCGATCTGGTTCACCAAGCTCATGATCGGCCGGCACACGATCGACGCGGGAAAATGCATTAAATGCGGGACCTGCGTGGAGAAATGCCCGGCCGGGGCGATCGATATCGAAAAGGGACGCGTCGACACCGGGCGCTGCGTCGCGTGCATGGGATGCGTCAATAACTGCCCCGCGCAGGCGATCGACATGACCTTCACCGGCGACAGGGTGTACGGGTTCAACGAATTTTTAAAGAAGCACAACATCGTCATCGAGGAGCCGGAGGAGCTTGCGGGAACGTAG